The genomic region AAGGGCATATTCTGCACTTTAATGACAGTTGGCCCTGGCTTCCCAGACCCTGTTCCAAAACCTGGGGGTCCACCAATATGTATGTTTCCTGGTCCGGGTCCAAACCCTGGAGGTCCACTTAAATGTCCAAGACCACTAGCAATTGCTGGAGGACCAGCACCAAAGGCAGGGGGCCCACTTAAATTGCCAGGACCATTACCAAATGTCTGAGGACCCCCTGCAAAACCTGCTGGTCCACTCAAATTAGCAGGACCACCGGCAAAACCTGGTACCTCAATACTCGCACCAGGTAAACCACTAGCTGCAACTGTTGGTATTCCTGGTCTAGAATCAGGAAAGCCACCTATTCCAGGTGGCGGTAAAGGGGGACCAAATGTGCCAGACCCACTGAAGTTACCAGGGAAATTAAATGGAGGACCATTATTTGTTTCTTTAGCATTTCCCCCCAAGAAGGCATGCTCATCCCCACCAGGgccctgtgctcctggcactgctgcatttccctgAATCGGTATTTTCAGGATCTTTTTTCCTTGAGATGCTGGGTTTCTCTCAATATCTCTCATTTCTTCTACAGTTATCAAACGCAAATTAACATCTCTTCCATTCAGTTTTTTACGGTGCAAGCGTTCTGCCTTACGAGCATCATCTTCAGCTTTAAACTGAACCAGTGCTTGTCCTAAACCTTGCCCATTATTATCAAGAAGAACTTGTACAGAGTTTTCTTCCACTGCCAGTCCCTCTAGAAACTGAAGTATTTCAATTTTTGTTATATTGTATGGAATATTAGATATATGCGCACACAGTTTTGGCAAGCCTGATTCTCCCTCAGCATTCATCAGAATTTCTCTCTGGTCATAGCTGAAGTTCTGCAATCTTTTACGAATCACATCTATCTTTTCTAACATTGCCTTTTTAGTAATTGGATGTACCTGAATGAAGCGATTCCCTATGTACTGCTTATGATGACACAAAGCTGCTTTATAATCAGCTTCATTCCTAAACTCAACAAACCCCTCCCCAATTGCCTTCCCATTGGGTCCATAAGCTATATAAATGCTGTCCTCAACTATatccagctttttaaaaaaatctatcacATGTTTGTTCTCCGATTCAAAGGGAAGACCTttcaaataaacacagaaaccaTGCTCATGGGGAGATCTTGACCGTGACCTTTTCTGTCCAGTGGGAGATTTGGACCTAGGATGAGCCTGGGGAGGAGGATGTGCCTGCCCAGAGGGACCCAAGGTTTGCTTGAAAGTTATGTGGCCTCCAGCAGCTACCCACTGTCTCTCTGTTGCAGGACTAACTTCAACATAGCGCTGAATCATCAGCATTCTGTTTCGCTTCAGTGCTTCAAATGTAtcttgaggagaaaaaaacttAACTAGTCCATTTCCATTATTTCGACCTACATGATCCTTCAGCATATGGACTGCATCCACACGGAGCCCAAGGAAAAAGTCTTTCACGTCAGATTCTGTTGCAGTAAAGGGCATTCCATGAACGCTGACATACAAATCATCTGGATTGATTGGAATTGGCTTGACACTACCTTGAGAATTCATCTGGATAGGATTTACAGGATTCATGGGACCAATAAACAATGGATTCAAGCCGCTGTTCATATTCACTGCTGCTCCAGACCCATTCATTCCAGTGGGTAAGGGCGCTACAGGTGGAGGATTCATAGGAGGCATTCCTGATATGGGAGGCAGAGGTGTCATTGGAGGTACAGGGGGCACAGGAGGTATTGGAGGAACTGGAGGAACAGGAGGCAGTGCGGGTACAGGAGGTGGAACAGGTATAGGGGGAATAGAAGGCATTGGTGGCAAAGATGGCATAGCTGGGATAGGAGGGATTGGTGGAGGAGGTACTGTGTTCATTGGGGATGCTGTGCTAGGTATAGTTGAGCTAAATGTTGGACTACCAAAGGTACTCCCAAGATTTGGAGGTGCAGTGCCAATACTGGCAGTAGAAAATGTGGATATGTTTTTACTGCTTTCATGCACCGTAGTAGAAGCAGTTACTACACTAGGAGAAGGATTATTAAAGTTAGGTACAGTAGTAGGTAAGTTAACCCTTCCACTCATTCCAGAACTAGGTGGTGGTCCTGATCTGCTAGTATTCGCTGGTGGCATATCTAGATTGGCAGTTTCAAAACGCCTACGGCTGAGCTCTATCATGTTCTGCATTTCAGTTTTACTGCTCAGCAACAACGTTACTTTTGACCCTTTAATTGTACCACCTGTGCGCATCATACCAAGCCTTGCATCTTCATCAGTGGCAAAAACGATGAAAGCCTCACCCAGTTCACCCCCTACAATATGCACGCCCCCATCAGGAATGGTCAATCCAGAGAAGAAGTGGCGAATGTCCATGGTCCCCGCCACAATCGGGAGACCTTGCAAGCGGATGACCACAGCCATGCTGCGCTGAAACAACACACACCTGCAGATGAGAAAAGGCAACGGCCATGTCAGACTACTGTTTGTGACACCATGTAATTACCTACAGACACCATCTACTATATTTGTTTATATACACCTAATAACATCCTGCAAAGATAAAGCGTGTTTATATTCCAAGTTCCTTATTCATGTTTGTTTACTTCATACAGACTGAAGTATTAAACATTTATCAACACAATCAGTATACATTTTGCACTAGAAATTCCAAAATAGCTGTTATACTAAGACCCACAAGtgtcagttaaaaaaaacaaaggaacatCAAAAATCAGAACTATTACATCAGtagtttaataattaatggaATGTAAGCAAAAGGAGTATTTTAGccagacaaaataaaattattttaccaTACCCTGATATGGTATCCACTATACCTGACAATATGGATAAAAAATTCTGCACAGCTATGGGAAACAAACAGTTCCCTTTAATCTGGGGAAGGATTTTACCTCCTGCCAGGTGAAGACAACTAGAAACATAACAGTGGGTTGGTAAAGAACAAAACCCATTATGGACAACTAGCAACTGTGAGACTCACAAGACATCCTGACAGGGAGCATCTATATTATACTGACCTGATGTTTTTTCTCCTAGCAAAAGCAAGAGGTCCAGATGACCTGAACCTTGCTATTATAAACTAGCCCCAGACTTTTTGTGAAAACAGAGACCTCACCTAAATTAAATTAACATCTATGCATATCTAGATAGATATATGACCTTCACAATTTTCAAAATCAAGGTATTTTTTAATAGTTGCAGATATTCTATCTAGCATGACCCCCTTACATCTCAGATGtaagtaaattaatttcatcTCCACAGCAGGCATTAGTAGATGCTTAAGGTAATTCTGAACAGCTAGATCTGAACAGTTACCTTGCGACCTCAGAAGTCCAAGCTCATATCAGAAGTTGAAGATAAAGAGGAAGCTAGATAGTTGACACTTAGGCAAACCTTCAGCAAAGGCTGAAAGCAtgatattaaataatattagcACAATTCAACATCTCGGAAGCCAGTCTCTCGTCCTAAACCATCAGCAACAGCACCATGCTTCACTTGAACCACTTATCTCTGAAACTTCTTGACTTCCTAGGTACAAGCCAGTTCAGTACCTTTATGGAAGACCTCCAAGGCTCCCCTAAGTCATATACCAGTAGCATTAACTCAGCATTTGAAATCAAGGATGAAccagatcacagaatcacagaactgtttaggctggaaaagaccttaaagaccaAGTCCAAAAAGATGCCACAATGCAACACCACAAAGCTATGCATCAAAGACTCCCGGCCACTACCAAAGCTCTGACCAACCACAATCAATAACCATCTCCCAGAAACTCAGCTATATCCCAGCATACACTCAAATCTCTAAGTTGGCTCCATTTGCTTGTCCAGGTCATCCCAACACTTTAGAGAAGACAAGTCTTGAATGACTAGGTAAAGCCATAATTTAATCAGGTAAGGCTGAATCCAGTACTTAATGAAAAGAAGAGTAACAATTCTTCTACGGGGTGAAGAAGCAACAATTCTTTTGTTTGCGTAATGGAACCTCATATTACTAAAATGTGCCCGTAAGTATTTTGTTCTGTTGACCAACACATCAGAGCTAAATCCTTCAACACACTAATGAACTCAAGCAACATACTGGGGGGTACTACAGGGCATTGTCCCACAACTATCAGCAGACATCAGATAAGTGTGGAGGACCTTTCTCCCTCAAGGAAACAGCAAACAAGCCCATTTGCACAAAGTCACTCTGCAGCTTTAGTCACTGTGCATGAATATTGGATTCCTTACTGCACCATCCTGAAAGAGAGACTAGAACTTGCCATTCATAACATAAGAACatccttaaaaaaagaaaacacaccaCTAAGAAAATCCCTATTCCACCAAGGAAAGACAGCAACAGAAAGGCTTATACTATATTAAGGCTTCTACTGTACTAAGCTTCAGGGACAATGTTTTTTGAAAGCAACTTTCTCACCTCCATGGTAAGGCAACAGAAGCAACATCCTTGCCTTTAGCTCTTATAAGGGAATTAAatttaatctgaaaataaaattcattgcCCAATCATTTTCCAACAACAAAATAACTTGCTcacgaggaaaaaaaaaacacaaaaagtaaGGACTAGCTAGCTATGCTATCTAAAACATCTAAAAACATATCTAAGACTTTCTGCACTGTTTTAAAAAGTAGTGTTTTATAAtgattcttttgttttattttaaatttgccTAGCATTGATGACAATCTCTGAAATAAAAGTTAGAATGAAAATTCTGCCACCTTTAAAGAAACTGTATTAAAGAGTATTTTAAACCCAAGGTTTATGGTGCGCTACAGGATTGCTTCTGAATTAGATGATCCTGAGGCAAGCAAGCGGTCTAAAGCGGTCTAAAAGCATCCCTGGCTTGGCACCTATGCTTCCAAAACTGGAATATCACTAAAAGCAAATCTTGCCAGGAGGTTTAGATTTCTTCTACTGCCTACTATACACAGAAATTAGtttcagaaattttttatgTATCAGAAGTTAAAGACATTTGAAGCATCTCGTGTTAAGTGGGAGACTACTTTTAGCTATCTCCTTAATGCAAAAGGGATGATAATCTGATATAGCCATTGGTTGAACAAAGGCAACTTGGGAAGGTGTGGGAAGACCTTGTAATAAGGTCTGCTGGTTTGGAACACCTTACTTTCTTTAACAGAACTGACACCTGCTAGATAACTgcatttataaattattatagCCCAGAGATAGATAAAGTCACAGAAGAGTTCAAGCATTTGAACATTTACATTACTTCTGGGacaatgcaaaataaattcaaaacttCATAATAAATGCTAAGAGAGTACTTGAAGTCTTGTTACTAAGGACTCTATTCAGATCCACTAAACCACTATGGACAAAAAATCTAAAGAGCCGCTTAGGCATATAGTTACTAAAAAACCTATCTGCAATGACTTCAGTGCAGTTAATTCTATGCAGAGTATTAAGCAAATGCTTGCTTAATGTTAAGCAAGAGCTGACAATAAAACGGTCTgaataaaaagaattttaaggACTTAACTAATCAGTTATTTTTGACAAAGGAACATGTAACACAGCTGCTTCATTTTTTCAGAATTCTGATACTTAGAAAAAGTAGTAGTGTCAATTctgttatttacagaaaaatctcaAGGACCAAAAGGGCCAGATTTTAAATTTCTAAACACtcacaaactgcattttttccaaaatgcacTTAGGAAACAATAACCCACTTGCTCAAATTTTCCAAGTAATGAAAACGCAAAGCCTGTTTAAGTATTTCACTGCTGACTTGCAAAGAGAAGCACATGCAGAGGCAACATTAACTTCAGATACAAAACAGGCCACACCATTTCAGCAGGCATTGAAGGCTTTTTGTTGGGCTGTCAGTTCTCATGCTGCCTGCTTTTCTCCGAGTACAAAAAGGTACTTCAAGGCAAAAGTGGGTTTTATTGCCATTTTGTGTGTTTCATATATTTGTGGAAAGACAACATCCTACAAGTGTACTATGGACAATCCATCCCCAGTAGCAAGCTGTGATCAAAGCTGGAGATTTACAGGCTGGTGACAACCAGCATGATTCAACTCATTTGATGAATTTTAACATGTCTTGAcagaaatatctttaaaaatgttgatgttacactggaaaaaaaaaaaaaggtgtaaaaGATGACAATACTATTTATCTCATCAATGTGCCCGTTAATaacataataataatttggGTAATTTGTAAGCACACCGGATTAGCTTTTTAAGATGTATGGATTTTGCAGTAGAAAAGTTCAGAAGATTCATCCTAGTCCCTGGGAAGTATTAAAGTACAATACCCACatgatacacacacacacacacacacacacacacacacacacacacacacacacacaaacatatcTGGCAATTCTTGAGTGAAGACTAAGAACTGCAGGAACACTGGTACTGTGGGAGGAATTTTAAGTATAAGACTGTCTCACAAAAGTTAAAACTGCAAACTACAGTTTCATCTTTTACTTAAGGCTAAAATCAACCTGTTATAGTCATCCTGGAGCCAATTCAAAACTATCTCACCCCTTTAAATACTGCAAAAGCTAATTAGAACCAATTGATGTACACTTCTACACTCCAACAATTACAAACACACAGACCTGGGGCTTGCAGCAAACTAACTGCATTTACCAACAGTGCAAAATAAACGGGAGAGTGTTCCAGACTACCACATGCTGATGAAACAACAAAATATTAGTTTGGCAGAAAATTCTGTTTACAAGAAAAACATTGCCAAAAACATCATCACCGGTGGTGAGCAGACAAGCTACAGATTATCTGACTCACGTCTTTTGACACAAATTTACAGATTCCAAAAGCTTCATGTGTTTCTTAGGATATACTCAATATGCATATAAAGAAGTCTTCAATTCAAAAGCTCTTACCTGCAAAGAcagatgtttttttcttaacaagTAGCAGAAGCCAAGCCAATCCTGTGGGCAACCAATTAAAACCAACTTTTAGACTGCAATAAAGAATAAATGGAGGCAAAAATCAATGCAGGCAACACAATAGCAGTAACAGTCCACAAAGAACTGTATACACAGAATTTCAAACCTGCAACCACCACAAGGCACTGCAACATAAAAGAATCATAAGGGCACATTTTCTATAGATTATCTCTATATGACTTATTGGTAATTTCATTGTAGAGCTTTAAGACATAAATATGCCTTCCACAAAGACTATAGAAAGAACCAGAAAGTATTAAAGTCTTTCAAATTTTCCCATCATCAATAggtgaaaaaaatctctctttcaAAGGCAAAGAACGAGAGTTAAATACTTGAAAGCCCTAAATTTTACCAAACCCTGCTTCATTAATAATAGTATTCCTTCCTCCAACTTTGCATCTACTTACTTGAACAAAGTAAGGTAAAGTAAGCCATGCCTAAGAAAACCACCCCAGAACTGCACCTGAAGAATTCTTCAAGAGTCACACTAGCTGGGTAAAACTGGCATTTCACAGCCATGTCTATGCAGTCAACtccacagagcacacagcaagAACTCCCATAAGATACTCTACTTTCATTTGTAATCTGCCATTTCATTACCAAAATCCTCATCAAATGtccatttttttcattcctgtataaaaattatcttCCCAGGTTTACAACTCAACAAAAAAGCCAAGCATTTTAAGTGGCAACACAAGTATTTCGTATTTAAAGATAGGATGGAAAACCTTTGCTCTTTCATTATTTGGCAGACCACCTCACACTAAAAACGTGATTCTTTGGAAAGCCATTGAGGAATGAATCTCACTAAGAATAGATAACTGCCTCCTTCTCACACAACCCCAACAGGCTGGTTTCAGTTACAAGCACCATTACCGAAATGAACTTACAGCAAGAAGTACTAACAAACACTTCAGACACTCCCTAACAGAGAGAATCAAAACAAACATAACTATTCACATATCTTCCAGGACATTAATGGCAGGCTTACAAGTGAGAAAGATAGAACTACACTTAAATTAAAATGGCAAAcacatttagaaaaatatgACTTTTGTTTATTAGACCTTCAAAAGAAACATGCAATCCTATATTAGAAGGACTCAACTATATACCTTCATGTATAGCAGTGTCAACCAGCAGcttacaaagaaagaaagaaatgcaatcaCCTGAAACACCATTTCATGTAAAACCACACCTGCTTCAAGCAGCATTTCCCATTTAGAAGAAAAACCTAAATCATTAGATGGATTTCCAGTACAGCA from Haemorhous mexicanus isolate bHaeMex1 chromosome 18, bHaeMex1.pri, whole genome shotgun sequence harbors:
- the RBM12 gene encoding RNA-binding protein 12; translation: MAVVIRLQGLPIVAGTMDIRHFFSGLTIPDGGVHIVGGELGEAFIVFATDEDARLGMMRTGGTIKGSKVTLLLSSKTEMQNMIELSRRRFETANLDMPPANTSRSGPPPSSGMSGRVNLPTTVPNFNNPSPSVVTASTTVHESSKNISTFSTASIGTAPPNLGSTFGSPTFSSTIPSTASPMNTVPPPPIPPIPAMPSLPPMPSIPPIPVPPPVPALPPVPPVPPIPPVPPVPPMTPLPPISGMPPMNPPPVAPLPTGMNGSGAAVNMNSGLNPLFIGPMNPVNPIQMNSQGSVKPIPINPDDLYVSVHGMPFTATESDVKDFFLGLRVDAVHMLKDHVGRNNGNGLVKFFSPQDTFEALKRNRMLMIQRYVEVSPATERQWVAAGGHITFKQTLGPSGQAHPPPQAHPRSKSPTGQKRSRSRSPHEHGFCVYLKGLPFESENKHVIDFFKKLDIVEDSIYIAYGPNGKAIGEGFVEFRNEADYKAALCHHKQYIGNRFIQVHPITKKAMLEKIDVIRKRLQNFSYDQREILMNAEGESGLPKLCAHISNIPYNITKIEILQFLEGLAVEENSVQVLLDNNGQGLGQALVQFKAEDDARKAERLHRKKLNGRDVNLRLITVEEMRDIERNPASQGKKILKIPIQGNAAVPGAQGPGGDEHAFLGGNAKETNNGPPFNFPGNFSGSGTFGPPLPPPGIGGFPDSRPGIPTVAASGLPGASIEVPGFAGGPANLSGPAGFAGGPQTFGNGPGNLSGPPAFGAGPPAIASGLGHLSGPPGFGPGPGNIHIGGPPGFGTGSGKPGPTVIKVQNMPFTVSVDEILDFFYGYQVIPGSVCLKYNEKGMPTGEAMVAFESRDEAMAAVVDLNERPIGSRKVKLVLG